The Polyangium mundeleinium genome contains the following window.
GGCACCGTGAAATCCCGCGCGGCGCGCGCTCTCTCGGCGCTACGCGTGGCCCTCGAAGGGCCGCTCGAAATGCAAGGCGTGGGCAGCGGCGGCGAGGACGAGTAAGTCAGCGCCTTCTCTGCATCCCCAGCGCAAACGTGATCCCCCGGGCCAGCGTGCTCAACGTCCGCACGCCGTGCAGCTCGAGCTCCACCATCGTGCGGGCCACCTCGGGCCGCACGCCCGTCAGCAGCACCTCCGCGCCGAGCAGCCGTGCTCCGCGCACCGCCTCGCAGAGCAGACGCATCACGGCCTGATCGGCCGCGCGCAGGCCCGTCAGGTCGATGATCGCGAACGTCGCGGCGCGCGTGGACACGGCGGCGAGCAGCGCGTCGACGATCCTCGCGGCGCGGCGTTTGTCCACCGAGCCGATGAGCGGCATCACGAGCACGCCCTCGGCCACGGGCAGGAGCGGCGTTTCGAGCTCTTCCAGCATCGACTCCTGCGCCCGGATGATCTCCTCCTGCATCCGTGCGCGCTCCGACTCGGCCACCTTGCGCATCGTGACGTCGCGGTCCACGCCGCGATACCCGCAGAGGGTGCCGGCCTCGTCGAAGAGCGGCACGCCGCTCGTCTCCAGCACCACGCGCCGCCCGTCCTTGTGCACGTTGACGTTTTCAACGTCCTTGAACGGCGCGCGCGCCGCCACGAGCGAGCCGAAGAGGGCGCGCAGGCGGGGCACCTCCTCGGCCGGCATGAAATCGAACGGCGTCTTTCCGAGCGCTTCCTCCGGCTCGAAGCCCAGAAAATCGCGGATTCGCGGGCTCACGAAGGTGTAGACCCCGCTCGCGTCGATCTCCCAGACCCAGTCGTTCGTCACCTCGACCAGCATCTCCAGGCGGCGCTGGTCCTCGCGCAGGCGCCGGTTCTCCTTGCGTAGCCTGGCGAGCTCGCTCGCCGCCTCGTCGCCCCGGGATGTGACGTTGGTGTCCGTCAGCATCCGTGGATCGTGACACGCCCGCCCGCTTCTCGCCCCGACGGTGCCCTGCTCTTTCCCGCTCGATTGCGGGGCCTGACGAACGGGGCTGGCGCCTTGCGACGCGCGCGACATTCTCCCGGACAGCCATGCCCGCGTATGCCGGTCCGCTCACGCCCGTCGAGGCGCCCCTCGTGCCGCTCGGCCTCGTGCCGCTCGTGCCTCTGCTCGCCGCGATCGTCGTGGCCCTCTTCGGCGCGCGGATGGGGCGACGCCGTGCGACGCACCTCGGCCTCGGCGCGACGCTCCTCGCGCTCGGGCTCGCCCTCGCCGACGCCGCGCGCCTCGCCTCGCTCGAACCTGCGCGCCGCGCGCTCTTCGACGTGGCCTTCCGCCTCGTGCGTATCGGCTCGCTCGACGCGAACGCCTCGTTTTCCCTCGACCCGCTCGG
Protein-coding sequences here:
- a CDS encoding PAS domain S-box protein, with product MLTDTNVTSRGDEAASELARLRKENRRLREDQRRLEMLVEVTNDWVWEIDASGVYTFVSPRIRDFLGFEPEEALGKTPFDFMPAEEVPRLRALFGSLVAARAPFKDVENVNVHKDGRRVVLETSGVPLFDEAGTLCGYRGVDRDVTMRKVAESERARMQEEIIRAQESMLEELETPLLPVAEGVLVMPLIGSVDKRRAARIVDALLAAVSTRAATFAIIDLTGLRAADQAVMRLLCEAVRGARLLGAEVLLTGVRPEVARTMVELELHGVRTLSTLARGITFALGMQRRR